The genomic window GTCCATCTCATCTTTCTCCTGCAGGGCCCTGTCCTGGGCCTCCTTGGCTTTAGGTTCACCCAGCATCTCTCGCACAGTCGCAGAAGTGCCTTTGTGCAGATAGTGGTAGGCCCTCTTCCCACAGTTGTCCCTGATGCTTATATCGGCCCCGTGCTCCCCCACCAGCATGGCCATGATGTACTCCTGGTCGTGCAGGGCGGCAATGTGCAAAGGAGTGTATCCgccgtgtgtttttgcattaatGTCAATGTCAACCCCGGCCTGCTTGGATAGGTCGATAATCTTCACAAGCATTTCGCTGTTCCCACATTTGGCTGCCCAGTGCAGAGCGGTGAACCCTGACATGAAGTCCCTCTTCTCGGCCAGCTGGTTATCTCTCAGCAGCAGGCCGTAAACTTGGCTCCAGTGGCCGGCTGCGCACTTCACCAGCCATTCATGCTCTGACTGCTCCAGGGGAACCAAGGAGGGGACTCCTGTTTCTTTGGGCCCCTCTGACGCCTTGGTGCTCTTCACTGACCTTCTCAGCTGGGGTGAGCTGATGCAGCCGCCTGTCTCCACTGCAGGGGGCCTTCTTTTGTTTCTAAAAGAGTCCAGTTTTGGGCTTTCAGGAGGGTCCACCTTCAGTTTGTGGATCTCGACCTTTGTGGCAGTGGGAGGCATCCTCAGAGGCAAGGCAAAGGGTTTGTTCTGGATGCTGGTGGGCTTATTTACAGCCCAGCTTTGTATGCAAGTATCTTCATTTGTGCCCTgatttttaatctcaaaatTCAGTGTTCTTTTAACTCTAACATCCATGGATCTGCACCTTTGCAACGCCTGCTGAATGGGAGACATTTCATCAGTGGGATTTTCACCACATTCACTTGCCTGTTCTGGATCAGGTTCAGGAGCAGCTGATCTTTCCCCTCGTGCATTATCAGTCTCCTCAGTCTGCGCAGGTGGGCGCTGCTGCTCACCTGTCTGCGGGATctctttattttcagtgttttccaCACGGCTCTGCTCAGTCTGGGCACCCTCCAGTAAATGCTGATACATTTTCCTGACGACAACATACCGGACACCGTCGATTTCCTTGACGACGGCGAGACTGTTGACAAAAGTCTTGAACAGTTCCCTGTTCCGTTGTTTCTCTGCGGGATCGTCGCAGTCTATTAAACCTTTGAACTTCGCCACTAAGTCGGATTTCTTCACTTTGCCTCCCTCCGCTATCAGCGCACACAGGACGGATTCTTGCGTCAAAGCCATTATTAAAACTATAGTCTATTAAAGCATCTACCTCCGAGAGCCGCGCTGTATGTTGGTGCTGTTCCACCTTTGTTCTGCTGACAGTACAGTAAGCCTCACCTGGCTGctcactcctctcctctccacctgGAGGAGTCTTTTTCCGGGGAGAGCCGCAGACGTGGACACTATTTGAATAATATATGCATCCCTGCAGGCAAAGTGGCTGCCAGTTCAAAAACACGTTTCAACTTAAGAGTAATGATGAATCAAGTTGATGTTTTCTGTCACGATAAAAGTAAAGGCGTTGGTTGCCTATATTTGAcagttttttgtaaaataaataaataaataaataaataaataaataataataataataataataataataataataaccccaacttcttccaccactaataataataatactaatgatAAAAGAAATACACAACAATAGTAGGCTTATTTGTCCTGtcctgttacacacacacacacacacacacacacacacacacaactaacAAAGGCATaatttgtattaaaatgtatgtAACTCAGATTAGATCATGGTCACAGTTTACACCATCTGAGCAGGACTTTTTTAGAAATTAAATAACCATATTTAAGTAATATCAAACACACTTGTTAAAGGTCCAATGtctaggatttagtgacatctagtggtgagtttgcggaactgaaacttctcccatgtgccaaccCAAAGAAGTTAAAGTTGTTTGGCCAGGTGTGTAGGAGCACTATGGTGGCTaacctgaaaacacaaatgagccagtgtttgatttgtccattctgggctactgtagagggattacatatctcatttgacctgggaatgccttggggtccccaaAGAGGAGCTGCAAAGTGGAGAGGGACGTCcagggtgctttgcttggcctgctgccccggTGGCCCAGCctcagataagcggatgaaaatgaatggatggatacTGGCTGAAAATGTTCATAATATTcacagtgtataatcacctaaaaataagaatgagctatttatatctgcatagagagcaggtcctctttcaTGGTTTCCACTATGTCAGCTCTACAAAAGTGTAGCCTATTAAAACTTCTACCTCCAAGAGCTGACATAGTGGCAAACAAAGTGGCATGTCCCTTTCCCCAGCGACGCTTTCCAGTTCcttctgggggaccccaaggcattcccaggccagataagatatgtaatccctcaaGCATGTTTTtgggtctaccccggggcctccttCCAGTGGGACGGTAGATAGTGGCcaatagatgccactaaatcctacacactggaccctcTATGCCAATTATCACCAGGTTTTCTTATGTCTAAAATACTGCTATCACCCTTAAAATCCAGTATTGGTCAGGCTCTAAAAACACCAATACATTCTAGCCTATGaataaatgtttaatgtaaATCTGATGCCTGCATAAAGCTGAGAAAAGTACCCTACATgtcacacaatacacacaaatTTTGAGACACTGGTTTTATTATTTGAGTTAATTAGACACAATATGGAAACAATTTAAGATGccttgctctgattggctgaatcGCACTCCCAGTAAACTCAATCAGTGACCtcattaattcatttaaatattaataccCAATCTTGAAAAtggcacacacccacacacacagttggcTACACTGAGGTGATGATTATGTGTTTTATTATCTCCACCGCTGGCACAAATATTTGTGCTCTCTCCCTCTTGTCGCTCCGCGCTGCTGCTCGCTCCTGTCCTGGCTTGTAGTGCGTGCAGCATGACATTCCTGGACTGAATGGGAGTTCCCGAGAAGTGGCCATATTGGAACGTATCTGTCCCGCCCAAAGATGTAACCTTAACGTCAAGATAGTTCACATCCTACTTTAACGTACGTGTAAACGTTGACTCTTGCAAGGGCATGGAAACGCCTCAAGGCTGCTTTAACTGCTCCATATTAATGACACATCTATATTTTGCGGCATTAACTCTTGGTAATTAGCAAAAATTGGAAGCTATTGTTTTAAACGCCAGTATACGTTAAATTATATATCCGCATTACTACGCATGCGCGGAAAAGGAGTGTCAAACGAACTGTTGTTAGGTCCGTTTCCTGGTTTCTTTTCCTACTATCCCGTGCTACACAGTTAATATAAGTCAAAAAAGCTAATGTACAATTCTTTCGACTCTAAGCAAAGGTCGAAACGAAGAAAAGAAACGGTTTTGCCAGACTGAGCGAAACAGACGTGAGGTAGGAGGTAGTCATCTTGTCGCCTCGCTGGCAGCCTCCCTGCCCAGTTACCAGCTCTTCTCCGTCTTGTGTCCCTCTCTTCCTATCTCTGTCAGCTCGGCTCAGTAGTTTAGCAGCAGGCTAGTACGGAGAGACGAGGGCTGCTCCCTTTCGCCTCTGCTCAGTCTGCCCAGCACACCAACACCATACATTCCGCACCATGGCTGCCACGGACGTTGACGTATTTTCGGTGAGTAAAAGCCACGGGGTCTCTTGTTTTCTTGTTCCTTTCTCTCCACCGAAACATATTGCAAGTGCAGCCACTTGGTTGTGATTAGTAAAAGTGTGTTAGCCGCTGTGAAGCTAAGCCTCCCCCGCTTTTGAAGCCTGCAATGTGGGCTCAGCCGAGATGGTGCAAGTGATTTCTGTGATGGTGACTGAGGGGTTTCTTTCAGTTAAGACTAATTAGGATGACGCTGCCATTGTTGACTGTTTTAATGTCGTTTCTTGTAACGTTTATTGTCGTAATTTTGTGTCTACCCATGTAACGTgtacgctgctgctgctgatgtgcaCAAATGGGTGTAGCAACGTTTAACTGTTTACAGTTGAGGTGATTGGAAGTGGCTGTAACACAAAACATTTAACGTTAGGAAGACTATTTAAATCCTATCACTGCTTTTGAATACAACCACATTGGCTAGCTAGCACATATAAATACTCTCAAGTATGGCACAGTTGTTTTGCGCTTCTATACCACTACAGACATGCTTGAAGGTGTATTGCAGCTCTGTTGTGCAAAAAGAATGTGGCATTGACTTACTACATGTAAAAAGCAGTAGCCACACTGATGTGCCTCAGTCCTAACAATGTGTTGACATGTGGTTTCATTTTAACTTCCTCCTCAGGGGTGCAAAATTAAACTTGTGGCTCACTTTCTTGACATACAATGTGATACTTACACCAAAGGCCATGCCAGTTTCACCACACAGATACTAAAGAAGCTCTGGCTACATTGCTGATAGCCTGCATTTCTCTTTGCAGTATAAGGTTAGGCATACCATCAGCATTGTTTTCATAGTGACAAGCCCTGTTGTCAGTCAGGTGGAACCCTGTAGGTACAGTATGGTGATGCAACGCAGGCTGAAGAAGATAGCAGTGCGCTCTCAAGCATGTCAAGAATTCACGCAGTCCCACAACAAAGCATTTGGGAAACCAGTATTACAGTGACGAGGCAAATGCACAGGAGgggatttaaggagggtgattaACTTTTTGGCAGATGCTTGAAGAGATCCTTTCGGTGTTGAATTAGACAGTAAGCAGCATTGAGTTTCAGGGATAAAGAGATTAAGAACACACTCCCGGGGCCACTCCTACCGCTTCTTGGTGCAACACATGTCTGCAAAGGAAGGAAAGGATCCAAAAAGAAGGTGCATAGGATACTGCACACTTGGCATTCCTTAAATTAGGATAGTGTCCAAGAGGGGGGTGCAGGTTGCAGAAGATACTGCAGAATTGCGATCTGTAAAATGTCTCTTTTGGAATACAAATTTCAAGAATTGATTAATGAGAGAAATGCTGATTTTTGCAGTGAAACAAGCCGGTGGAACAACAGTGTGTTAGCAGCAGCACAGTTGCCTGACTGTCTGTTTGACTTCCTGTCTAACTTTCTGAACTAAGTGAGACCATATTGAACAAACTGACACGCTTGCCGGGCAGTTTGTGTAAAGGGCACGCTGTTAATTATGTGCAGTTATTGATAGGGATGTGAGGTTGGTTGCATTGTTTGCCCACGTCAATTCCATCCAGTGGACATCGTAGCTTTGGGATAACTTTCTAGGCCAGAGAGCCACATGAGGCGATCGATGGAGCCAACTACCCATCTATTGTTTTCACTCATTGATTGCATGAGAGTGTGTAGCATATAGAAAAGGATGCTGTTCACTTAAATGGTTATGTAATGAAATGCCCTACAACATATTAAGCGTGTACAGTGGTTGCTTACTGACCCTGAAGAGTATTGTCTCTCCCATGAGGCTTGCATGCATAAAATGAAATTAGCTTCATAAAGTGCTTAAAGGCAAGAGACAAGGAATGAGCAATTATGGGGCAAGTCGCTTGCACTTTAAAACTGCAGCTTCACTTGTTTGCTCAGAGAGCAATGTTAACTTCTGAATACTTTGCTTTATTCAATGCAAATTTGTTCATTTTAAACTCATTCCTGTGCTTAAAACACACTTCCTTCAAATCTCAGCAAGCGCCTTTTCCATGTTGTTCGGTTGCTCACGACAGACTGCAGGTCAAGTAAACTGTCTGTTGtgtgtcagcagtgatgtaGGCTGTATATAGAACGTACAGGCCAGAACTGCCTTGAGGCGAGCCTGTCAAATCCGATGTTTTAGATGAATCATGACAGCCGAGCTGCGGCCTCTGTAGTGACGATGATGAGTCAATATCCATCTATAGAATAGGTCAGTATTTGTCAAAGATCTGTTGGAGCCCAAATTGTGATGCTCTAACACTGAAATGACTTTCAAGATAGTGTTGGCAAAAGCTAAATGAAAATTTTAAGgctgtaatgtttgttttgatttggaTTTACCACTAGTATTATTTCTGTTTGAACAAAGGAAGCAAAGTTCACGATAATATGTCGTCCACATTGAACAGCTGTTGTAGGGATGGCCTGGAAGATGGAGGATGTTCCATAACCTCGTAAGTTTAGTAATTGCAGCACCCGGTGAATCCATCAGCAGTCATGTTTCTTGTTGAAAGGCTCTGTAGTGTAAAGTGCCCTAATTGTGATGTTTATGTGCTTCACATGGGATATGGATGTGTTTTTTATCAGTGTGAACCATAAAAAGCTGCATGGAGTCCCATTTTTACCAGCTGCAATGAAATGGCAAGGGCTGGCATTGTTTTCAACtcatgaatctgtgtgtgtgtggcaaatTGATGGTAAAATGTGGTCCAGGTAACACATAGTTGCAGAAACTACCACAGAGGCAGTTTTGAGTATTTTCccaggtgtttatatgtctgtccCGACATATTTGGCAAAGAGATAGTGTCACAAAGCAGGTGTTTAGATCAAAAAGAGTGTTGAGTTCAAAGATTGGTGTGGTCTGAGCAAGGGGGTCAGAAGTAGGGAACTTCATGCTCCTGGTGACATTTAGTTTCACGTCGCAGATTGCTGTTGCAAGATGGTTTCTAGCTTTGATTCTGATTTGGATTCTGAGCCATGCAACTTGCAGGAAGCATGTGAATGCTGACTTGGCTGAGGCGGCTCTAGCAGTGCAGTCAACATCCCAAAACAGAGAGTAAATAAAAGGGACAGTCATTAATCTGAAAGGTTGTACTCTATATGCAAAATTCAGTTGGTTGTGATGTCTCTACACGTTGATTagaaaagacaggaaatgaGCCAAGTCGGAACAATGCAAGACATCTCTCCTGTTATTTCCTCTGATTAAACAGTCCTATCgaaataaaatgaaagcttGATTTCCTGATCAAAATATTATGTTGTTTAATTGCTCGAGTCATAGGCTACATGTCTTCAGCATTCAGTAACATGCATAACTAACTCGTCCAGGTCTTGAATACTTAGCATGTGTGAAAGCTTTTACATGCCTGAGAGAGAGTTTTACCTCTAATCCATAAAGAAATGTCAGAGTTTGGCTCGAGGCTAATCACATAACTGAGAGAGCTATAAAAAAGATTTTGTTAGGACACTTGCAGCATTCAGGGATAGTGAGgaaactgtgtatttttttaaaagtcctATAAAGATGAGTGAGCTGTACATCTGTCTCATAAAATGgttcctgtctcctctcctgtctgtcgcactcatttttttttctttcctgttgGGCATAGATGAGTGATGAGGCTGAGCAGATATGTGGTCATACAATTGTTGTGCATGACTGTGAGCCTAGAGagacatagagagagagagagagagtgtgtgagggcATTTGATAATAAATGGATGAAAACTTGTTTTTTATCTCTGTGCTTGTGAATCTCTGGTGGCACACGGGCAACTCTCAACCGTCAACATTTTTATCATTGCAACATCACCGCTAGCACAAGTAGTGGCAGGAGGACGGCTATTTCAGCACACAAGAACAAAATCTGTAGGTGTGGGTTAGAGCTGTCAATATTGTAAAATCATCTTATCCAAGTATATTTCTTGTTGGATGTTGGATGAGATTTAAAATTCATAATGACCGTTAATACAAAGACCTCTTGCAGAAGTATGATGTCGCAGTCCACTCATGATTACAATTCAAAAGACATGTGGCACATTCATAAGTCTACATGACTGTGTTTGGACAGGAAGTATCAGCCACCACCCCACCTCAACCATAGAGAATTAAATGTGCGTGTGGGTTTGTCATTGAGGTTATCATGTGGTCTCCTCCCCTCACAGATGCTTAGTTGAATTAGGCCCATAGTGTCTCCAGAAGCCCTTAACCCGATATATTTCTCTTGACAGGAAgtaaagctttgtttttttcagtgagtACACTTTTAACAATTACACTAAGGCACAGCAGTCCTTCAGAAATTAAAAGTATTTGTTGTAGTAAGGTATTTTTTAGCAAAATGGATGTCAGTAGTTCCATATTAAGTTTGCTTGATGACCAGTTTAAGTACAGATTATACTGTCAAGTCAAGGCTACAAAGGCAAGTCAGTGCCTTTAGTGTCACTATAGCATTTATAGTAATAATAAAGATAACaattatatttatatagcactcATCAAAATCAGTGTTTACTAAGAGCTTTAAAAAGGACAGGTATAATGCCTAAAATACTACAAGCAGCAGTGCAGTGTGGCCCGTTGCCAGCTTCCATGCAATGTCTATGGAAGCTGGCAAGTGTGGCCAAACTAAATGTTAGTGATAGTTTAACTTTTGGTGGTGAATTGTGGCCTGAGATTGCCCACAGCCAATCCATAAACAGAGTCCTGTGacaagtagggctgcaacgattaatcgactaatagatgactaatcgactgttaaaataatcggtgactattttagtcgTCGACTAATGGGttggagtcatttttcatagaaaagtactataaaagtactagggatgcaccgaaatgaaaatttgtgtcCGAAGCCAAAGCCGAAtcatattaaacgcttggccgaataccaagTACTGAATGCcgttttttattagttttcattagtt from Epinephelus lanceolatus isolate andai-2023 chromosome 11, ASM4190304v1, whole genome shotgun sequence includes these protein-coding regions:
- the sowahaa gene encoding ankyrin repeat domain-containing protein SOWAHA, whose protein sequence is MALTQESVLCALIAEGGKVKKSDLVAKFKGLIDCDDPAEKQRNRELFKTFVNSLAVVKEIDGVRYVVVRKMYQHLLEGAQTEQSRVENTENKEIPQTGEQQRPPAQTEETDNARGERSAAPEPDPEQASECGENPTDEMSPIQQALQRCRSMDVRVKRTLNFEIKNQGTNEDTCIQSWAVNKPTSIQNKPFALPLRMPPTATKVEIHKLKVDPPESPKLDSFRNKRRPPAVETGGCISSPQLRRSVKSTKASEGPKETGVPSLVPLEQSEHEWLVKCAAGHWSQVYGLLLRDNQLAEKRDFMSGFTALHWAAKCGNSEMLVKIIDLSKQAGVDIDINAKTHGGYTPLHIAALHDQEYIMAMLVGEHGADISIRDNCGKRAYHYLHKGTSATVREMLGEPKAKEAQDRALQEKDEMDLVPDLSKGLYSISRLFQPHVTGHKKKHKQRPAFYSLSDGPIEEREDSSRHRVLSDVFM